AGCCCCCGTTGGCGCGCTTCACCACCTCGTCGATGCCGCGCACCATGCCGCCGTGGGTATGCCCCGACAGCTGGACGTCCACGCCCGCGCGGGCATTGGCTTCCACTTCGATCGGCTGGTGGCTCAGGAGAATGACGGGAAACGCCGGCGCGGCGCCCTGCAATGCGCGCGCCGTATCGGGCCCCGCCATGTCGAAGCGGGATGCCACCCGGTCGGCGACGCCGGCCACGGTCATCCGGCTGCCTCCGTGGTCGACGACGGCATGGCGGTTGACCAGCACCGTCATGCCCAGGCGTTCGAACTCGCGCGTCCAGCGCTCCGCGCCAAAGTAATACTCGTGGTTGCCGAGGCTGGCGATGACGCCGTGCCGGGCGCGCAGGCCGGCCAGCGGCGCGATATCGCCCTCGCGGGCCTGCGGCGTGCCGTCGATCAGGTCGCCGCTGATCACGATCAGGTCCGGCCGCAGCGCATTGGTGCGCCCGACCACCTGGCGCACCCAGCCGGCATCCATCAGGCGGCTGATATGCAGGTCGCTCAACTGCACCATGCGCAAGCCGTCCAGGCCGGGCGGCAGGTCGCGGATCGCCAGTTCCACCCGCCGCACTTCCGGCACCCCGATCGCCTGGTACACCCCGACGCCCGACAGCAGGGCCGCAATGGTGAACATGGCATAGCGCAAGCGTGGCATGAACGTGTGTTCGACGGCGCGTCCCCGGCGCAGCGCCCACGCCACGAACAGACCCAGGTCGACAAGCAAACTCATAATCGACAGCAGCAGCCAGGCGCAGTACAGAAGGCCCAGCAATATCACGAAGGGGCGGGGAATCTCCGGCGAGAACATCGTGCCGAAATACCATTTCTGGATCTGGTGGTGCTGGCAGACCAGGAATACCGCCAGCGCCAGCGCGATGCGGGCAGCGCGCCCCAGCGGCAGCGGGACGATCAGGCGCAGGACAAAGTAGATGAAGGCGAGATACAGGTAGGGAAAGAACACAGCGTGAAGGCTCTCGTCTGTCGTTGAATTGCGCAATGATAGCCTGATGAGCTGGTGGACGTATCGCACCGGCCTGCCGTTGCCGGAACTTGTCGGGTGCAGCTCCAGCATTGTCGGAAGTGGCGCCCGGACGCATTTTTCTCCCGTGGACCTGCGGCCTGGCCAGGCATGCATCGCGTCGTTAGTGTTGTACAGCCCGTCTAAAAAAGTCCTGGCGGCAACATGAGAGGCGCGACCGGCGTACAATAAAATTTCCCAAGATCTATTTTAGTGTTTCATATGAAACTATCTCATCCCGGCGAACCGCAGGTGGCGTCGTTGCAATTATCCGAACTGATCGGAGCCCTGAGCTACGCGCTCGATATCACGGAAGGCCAGCCCGCGGGGCATTGCGTGCGCGCCTGCTGGATCGCCATGGCAATCGGCCGTCGCATGAACCTGGGCGAGCATGAATTATGGGAACTCTATTACGCGGTGCTGCTGAAGGATCTCGGATGCAGCAGCAATGCCGCGCGCATCTGCGAGTTGTACATGACGGACGACCTGTCGTTCAAGCGCGACTTCAAGACCATCGGCACAGGACTGCCTCAAGTGCTGGCCTTCGTGCTGTCGCACACCGGGCTGAAAGCCGGCCTGGCCGAGCGCTTCCGCGGCATCCTGACGATCCTGCGCGACGGGAAGCGCATCACCGACGAACTGATTGCCACGCGCTGCCAGCGCGGCGCCGACATCGCGCGGCTGCTGCGCTTCTCCGACGGCGTGGCCGCAGGCATCTACAGCCTGGATGAGCACTTCGACGGTGGCGGCCGGCCCGACGGCCTGGCAGGCGCCGCGATTCCCATGTACGCCCGCATCGCCCTGCTTGCGCAGGTGATCGATGTATTCCACACGGCGGACGGGCGGGATGCCGCCTTACGCGAGGTTCACGCACGCGCCGGCCAATGGTTCGATCCGGACCTGGTGGCCGCTTTCGATGATGTCGCAACGGACAACGCGTTCTGGACCGTGCTGGCCTCCCCCGATGTGGATATGACAGTCAGGTTGCTGGAGCCTGCGGGCAAGGCCGTCCCCCTGGACGACGACTACCTGGACGACATCGCTGCCGCATTCGGCCAGGTGGTGGACTCGAAAAGCCCTTACACGAGCGGGCATAGCGCCCGCGTGGCGTTGTACACGGACCTGATCGCCGAGCAGATGGGCATGTCCGCCGAACGCCGGCGCTGGCTGCGCCGCGGCGCACTGCTGCACGACGTGGGAAAGCTCGGCGTCAGCAACAGCGTGCTCGACAAGGCCGGTTCCCTGGACCGTGCCGAGTGGGATGCGGTGCGCCAGCATGCCCAGTACACGGAGACGATCCTGGGCCGCATCGGCGCCTTCCGTGAACTGGCCCATATCGCCGGTGCGCACCACGAAAAGCTCGACGGCACCGGCTATCCGCGAGGGCTCTCCAGCGCGGAAATCGGCCTGGAAACGCGCATCATCACCACCGCGGACATCTTCGATGCCATTACCGCCGAACGACCCTACCGTGGCGCGATCGCTGTGCCGCAGGCGCTTGAAATGATGGGCAAGACCGTCGGCACGGCACTGGACCCCGCATGTTATGAAGCGCTGTGCAAGGCGGTGGCGCAACTGCCTGCCTAGTTCCCCCAATCACGGGCAGGCCCTCGCCGCAAGCCTGCAAGGGTTGTGGCGAGGGCCTGCAGCTGCCGGTGCGGGTGGTCGACACGCCCGCCGCGCGACGGGCCCTGGCAGCAAGAGCCGATGCCGCGGTCAGCGGCGGCGGACTAAGCGGCGCGTGGCCATCAGCAGCAGCATGCCCGTGCCCAGCATGGCCAGCGAACCCGGCTCGGGCACGGCGGTCACCGTGGCGAAGGCACCGTCGGCGCCGACGGCGGTGCCGGCACCCGGCTGCAGGTCGAACGTGACAAGGTCGCCCGTGCCGGCCAGGTAGCCGAACTGCTCGTCGAGCAACGCGACCACCAGCGACGTTCCCGCGCCTGCCGGTGCTACGTCGAACGCCACGTCGAACGCCAGCAGGCCGCCCAATTGCAGCCACTGGCCGTATTCGTTCCAGCCGCTGCCGTTACCGATCGCCAGCGCCGAAGCGAGGCTGCCGGAAACGTCGCCATCGGCCAGGGTGGCGCCGCCGGTGTCGCCGGTAAAGCCGCTGAAGCCAGTGAGCGTGGCGCGCGCCGGGCCGGCGTTGGCCAGGCCTGTGAACAGGAAGTCCAGCCAGCCATGCCTGCCGGCCAGCGACGTGGTGTCGAGGGTGACGTGGTAGACCGGGCCGGCCAGCGCGTTGCCGGTGCCGGCGGCCAGTGCCAGCAGCATGGCCAATCGAAGTACGAAGGATTTCAGCATCGTCTTGCCTTACAGGATGGCGGCGAACAGTTTCGGCGTGTAGCCGATGCTGACCCGCTGGGGATTGAGGAAAGTGGTCGTCACGGTGGCCGTCTCGCCCGGCGCCAGGGCCGCCACGGGCAGTGCCACGATCGGCGCCCCGCCCTGCGCGCCGCTCTCGTTATCGAGCACCACGCCGCTGCTCAGGTAGTCCAGCCGCAGGAACAGCGTGCCGGCGATTGCCGTGTCCGACGTGTTGGTCAGGGTGACGGTGCCGCGCTGCTTCTGCGTGGCGCGGTCCAGCACCAGGCCCGATTGCACGATGCGCACGCTGGCCGTCAGGTCGCTGTAGGCGGGCACCGGCGCCGTGCCTTCGTAGGCACCGAGATCCGGCGCCGCACCTTCGAATGCCAGGCCGACATCGATGCCGGCATCGACCAGGTCGGTACCGGCGGCCAGGCGGCCGTGCGGCAGCGGCGGCAGGCCGCCGTCCGGCAGGCGCGGGGCGTCCCAGCCGGTGGTCGACACGCTCTGGAAATCGGCCGCCGTCACGGTGACGGGCAGGTTCCAGCTGTTGTGCGTGCTGTCCGTGCCGGCCACGTTGGCGGCCGCGGTGGTGCCGCCGTAGGCCAGGTTGTTGCGGGCGATGCCCAGGTTGACGTCCGTGTTGTCCGGCGCCACGCCCAGCAGGTTGAAGCCGGTGCGGTTGCCGATGGCCGTGTTGCTGGTGAACTCGGTGGCCACCGGATGGTGGTTGGCGTAGAAACCGTTGACCTTGTTGGCGATCGATACATTGAAGCGCGTGACATGCACCGGCGCATCGGCTTCCCAGAGGCCGGAGAAGCCGCCGATCTTGAAGCCGTTGCCGTTGCCGGCCGGGATCGGCGTGGCGGTACCGGGCAGGTAGCCATGCGACCAGGCCCACGAATGCTCGATGGTCACGGGCGAGTGGGCATTGATGGTGTCGAAGCCGTCGTCCGTGTTGGACCACGCGCGGCAGCCGCGGAATACGTTGCCCGGCTCGTTGGCGGCGATGTGCGCGCCGAAGCCGTCGGCATTCTGGCCGGCGCTGCTCTTGCTGTACGGGTCGTAGTTGTGGTGCGAATCCGTGTTCAGCACCAGGTTGTGGCTGCCGCGCGAGATGAACAGCCCCGGCCCCATGTGGTGGTGGGTGTCGAGCTGCTCGAAGATGTTGCGGCTGCCGCGGATCCACAGGCCCCACGATTCGTTGTTGAGCGTGTTGCCCGGCTGCTGCGGCGCGCCCGTGATCTCCAGCCCTTTCAGGTGCAGCCAGCTGGCCGTCACGTTGAAGGCCTTGACCCGGCAATCGTCCTTCAATCGGGAAAAGTCGAACTTCGGCTTTTCGCCCGGATAGGCCCAGTAGCGGATCGGCGCGCCGTCCTGGCCGCTCTTGTTGAGCGTGATGACATTGACCACGTCGGTGCGCGTGGCGCAGCTGTTAATGCCCGCCGTGTACACGTAATCGCCGCCGCGGAAATAGACGGTGTCGCCTGGTAGCGCTATCGACTGGGCCTTCGCGAAGCTTTTCCATGGTGCCGTCAAGGACCCCGCTGCGCCATCGTTGCCGTTCGGTGCCACGTAATAGACCGCCGCCGCCGCATGCGACGACACCCCAGCCGCCAGGAGTGCAATACTCTGCCAACCTTTCATTGATACTCCGATGTGTTGTAGTTTGAGGGAGGTACGCGGCCGTTGCCGGTGGGTAGGCCGCTGTGGAAAGCCGGCAAATATTATCTGCTCGGCAAGCCATTTGCTGCGCTATTTGGTGATGTCGATAGACGGCCAGCGCATGAGGCGCTGGCCATGCGGGTTTGCGGGCGATACAGGGCCGAGATACAGGTCAGAGATACAGGGCAGGCCGCTTCCTGTTATCGTCTTGCGATGACAGAACACATCCACTTCTACGAACCACGTGCCGGCCATGGCCTGCCGCATGATCCCTTCAATGCCATTGTCGGCCCGCGGCCGATCGGCTGGATCTCGTCGCGCGACGGCGCCGGCACGCTCAATCTCGCGCCGTACAGTTTTTTCAATGCCTTCAACTACACGCCGCCGATCGTCGGCTTTGCCAGCATCGGCCACAAGGACACGGTCAGGAATGTCGAACAGACCGGCGAATTCGTGTGGAACCTCGCCACGCGCCCCCTGGCCGAAGCGATGAACCAGACCTGCGCGGCGGTGCCGCCCGCGGTCGACGAATTCCAGCTGGCAGGCCTGACACCGCTGGCATCGCGCCTGGTGTCCGTTCCCCGTGTAGCGGAAAGCCCGGTGGCATTCGAGTGCAGGGTCACGCAGATCGTGCAGCTGGAAGGCGCCGATGGCGCCAGGGTGCCGACCTGGCTGGTACTTGGCGAAGTGGTGGGCGTGCACATCGCGCACGCCTTGTTGAAGAACGGCGTCTACGATACGGCGTCGGCGGGCCATATCCTGCGCGGTGGCGGCCCCGCCGATTATTTCGAGATCGTGCCGTCGCAGCTGTTCAGGATGCACCGGCCGCAGTGACAGATCGCGCAAATCCTTCGCCCGGGCGGAGCTCGACCGCCGCTTCAAGCCCAGCCTGGCGAGGTGATGCGTGTCGAAATCGCTTCGACCCCGATGCCGTCGACAATTTCCGCTGGTGCGGGCTGGCGGCTATACTGGCTGCCTGTCCCGCCCAACTCCCCCTGACATGCGTGTGCAATCCCTGAACGGCATTACCCTGGAATCCCTGCTCACCCGGCTGGTCGAGCACTATGGCTGGCCCCAGCTGGCTCGCCGCATCGACATCAACTGCTTTCGAAGCGACCCGAGCGTGAAGTCCAGCCTCAAGTTCCTGCGCCGCACGCCATGGGCACGCACGGAGGTGGAAGCGTTGTTCCTGGATACCGACTTTCCCGACTGACGGGGATGACCCGGTTCAGCACGGCCACTCCCGGCCGGACAGCGGCAAGCCGGCCTATTCCAGCAGGTAGGCATCGTACACGACAGCGGCACCGAGGCGCATCGCCGCCCCCACGCCGATGGCGCGATTGAGCCACGCATAGCGCGGATCGGCCGTTTCAAAACTCATGGTCAGGCGAAACGTGTATTTGGCCGGATCGACCAGATTGCCCTTGGCCACTTCCGCCATCACGTCGGCCGGGCCGTAGCGAAAACCCTTGGTCTGAAGGTAGATCAGCGCCCCGTCGCCGGTCTTGAGCAGGTAACGGGTGTCGATGATGGCAACCCCCTGCGCAGTCACCACCTGCCAGTCCGCCCCGTTGTTGAGGATGGTGCCCTTCAGGCGTGCACCGTCGAAGCTGCCGCTGGTGATCGGAATGATGCGGCGGCGTCCCAGATCGCTGGTCGCGCCCAGCTCCCAGATCGGCGCCTCCAGGTTCACGCTGAATCGCGCGAGATGTTCCAGCTTCGGTTTCGGCGGTTCGAAGACTGCCTTCTCCGCGGCGCGCGCCGTGCCGGATTCCGCGGCCAGTGCCGACAGCACGAGGGCGATGCCCAGGCATTTTTTCATGTCTCCTCCATTTTTATCGAATCGCCGGACTGTACGGGTTCGGTCGCGGCCTGCGTTGTCGAGAACGCCGGCCATCCGGCTCGCCGACCCGGACAGGGATAGTGGAAATATCAGGATACCTGATATTAGATCACTATACAACGCATCGCCCGATAACAGCTGCCGATGCCGGCGTGGAGGTCTGCGCGTGCGGAAAGACGGCGCCATTCCGCCACGGCGGCCACGGTCGGCCACCGGAATCGGCATGGGATGCCGATGAAGCGGGCCGATGTCGTCACCGGCTGCATGTCACCGGTGAGCGCCCCCCGCTTTGCCGCCGCTGGCATGCCGGATTACTGCAGGCCCTCCGGTTGCGGCTGCACATCGAAGGCGTGACGCGGCTTGCCGAGGTTGCCGAGAAGTCCGGCCGCGCGCGCCAGGGCCAGCGCCGACGTGGCTTTTCCAGGCGTGATTTGCCAGGCTCGCGACCCGTCCGCGCCGGCCGATGCCTGCAGGCCGAGCACGTTGTCCGGATTCCGCGTCAAGCTGGCGACACGGTCGATATCGCCGTGCGATGCACAGGTCATCACGATTGCGCCGGGCCTGACGACTTCGTGAAGCCGGCGCAGCACCGTCTCCTCGCCACCCGTGCCGGCACACAGCGCATCGATGATCACATCGCAGTCTTTCAGGTGATGCAGATTGACGGTGCCCGCCAGCAGCGCCACGCGCCGGTCCCGCTGGGCTGCCGTCAGACGGCCCGCGGCAAACGCCTCGTGGTACGTCGAGCGCATCGCCGCAGTGGCCTTGTCGAGGCCATCCTGCGCAAGGTCGAACAAGGTAACGGGAATATCGGCATCCAGCAGGCTCCGCGCGATGTCCATGCTGGTCGCGGTGCTGCCCATGATGCCGACGCGCCTGGCGGGCGGGGTGGCGTGCGCAGCCAGACCAGTGGCATTGGCCTCTTTGGGTGCAAGAGGCAACGCCGATGCCTGCGGTTCCCGGTGCTGGCTTTGCCCGTCATGGCGCCACGATGGGTGCTTGCCGGGTTCGCCGGCAACGACTTCTTGCAGGGTGCCGCGTGCGGTTCTTGCGTTGGAATGGAGATCGCTTTGGTATTGGGTCATGTAATGCTCCTTGAGATGAACTGAATGCTGTTGCGTTGCGCTTGTACTCGCTCGCGCCACATGCTGGATTCATCATAAGAGCTGCCGCATCGCCAATAACGATGTATGGAACCCAATGGATGAGCTATTTTTCGCACTAAAATCAATACCTTGTCCACTCCATTCCGTTATGTGAAATACAGTATTGCGCATTGATAAATTTCATAAGGAATTTCGTTGTCGGGATTTCAGCATGTGAAATCACGTTTGAACGCCTGAAAAGATGCGCCCTTCCTGTCATGCAGGTGGTCCTGCCCTGCACTGTCTGTCATATGCAGCGTTGCGTCGTGTTAGGAACGAAGGATCGGCAAACCGCTGGCGTCACTATTTACAGATTGCTTAGAGCAGCAAAATGCGCGGTTTTGCAGTGAGCCGCTGGATTTGCAACGCGCAGCCAGCCGTTTCGCCTTGACCACAGTGTTGCGTTTTCAAAAAAATTTCTCGTCATCGTTACAAGCGGGCGACCGGCTTCATCCGCCCTGTCCGATTTGGCCTGTGCCAGCGTCATGTGATCGTACGAGGCAACCGTTGACGCCCAAGCCGCTGCCTGTGGCGCCTCTGTCGTAAATCGCCAACCAAAAAAGAAATTCTCTTGTGACACAGTAAATATCAAGAAGCAATGTAGTAACATCGGCTGACACGCAGTTTTGTGTTCGTTTTGCATAGGTTCCTGAAATAACTGCAATGTTTTATTTTCTTCATCAACCACTACCTGCCTCGCCAAGCCCTGCCTTGCTCAAGGTCGCACGAATGCAAAGCCGTTTGCTTTCTGCAGTTCTTTCGAGTGCTTCGCCGCCGCTGTCATGATCGAGCCCGCAACGATTCAGCCAGACGCCGGTGTTCCCGTTGGCACAGACATCTTCCGCACAGTTGTTCCGAACAGCGACGGAAGGATCGACATCTCCCATGCCAGGCTGGACGGCGGCATTGAGGGCCCGACCGAGGCCGAACAAACCGTCAATGGCATAGTGCATGTCCAGAATGCGGACAGCGCGTTTGGAAAGACGCGCCGATGAAAGCCCTGCTCCCAAGGGTACGGCCAGCGCCCAATCCAGCAATTGCAGGCGGCAGTTCGAAAAGAAAACCATGCACGGACTTCGCCAGGATGCCTTGATGGCACAGAGGGTGGAGACTGGATTGATATTCATGGAGATGCTCGGCATCGACGACGCCCTCGCCTATTGGCGAACATCGGAAGTTTCCGAGGCCATCATCGACCGTCTGATCAATGGCAATACGGACTGCAAAACGCCCGTCCAGCAGAGTTCCGCGCCGAGTTCGCAAGACCCCCCGCTGGATGGGCGGATCAGTCTGTTCTACAGCAATACGGGCCGACGCCGGGACGTGATCGGCGCAGCCGTCGTGCAAGCTGCTCTCGCTGTCTTCCAGGAACTCGGTCGTGAGCGTGCCGAACAGATGCTGCGCCGCGAGGGTCTCAGCGAGACCGTCATCACCAGGGTACTGGCACCTCACGGCGAAGGACGACGCAGCGCGTGAGCTGCACCCCGGTCGAGGCAATCGGAGGAAATACCCACTTCAGCAATACCGATATGCCAGGTCACGCGGCCTTTTAAACGGATATGCAAGCGCTCGAAGGCATGTGTGCTAAAGCGATCATGTTGGCCACAATTCGATGTACTGCATGTGCTTTGCATACAACGAACAGGAATTGAACCGCTAAAAGAAAACCCATCTATTGCCGCAGGGATTCACGACAACCATAATTTCCGCTCGTCAATTTAATTAAGATCAAACCATGACAACTGCGCGCGGCATGCGGATCGGACATAAGCTGGCACTGGGCTTCGGAACACTCGTTGCGCTGATGATCGTGCTGGCGACATTTTCCCTGTTGCGCCTCAACGCCCTGGAGCGGGCGGTCACCGCACAGAACCAGGTGATGGATCGCAAGCTTCGGCCGCTCTACGATGCGCGCGAAGCACTTGCGCAAACCGGCCTTGCGGCGCGCAACGCCTATATCTTCACGGCGCAGGCCGATGCCATGCGCGAGCTGGACATTCTCGATCGCGAAAAGAACCTGTATCTCGAAGCGTTGACGCTGATGACACCGTCATTCGGCAGCGACGAGCGCTTCGTCAAGGTGCGCGCCGGCCTGCTTGCCATGGCCGACGAACTCAAGCGGCCACGCCAGTACCGCGCCGGCGGACAGATGGCGGAATACGGCCAGTTCCTCGTGAACGAATGCAGTCCGCTACGCCGGCGCATCGTCGCCGACATCGATGTGCTCGTGAAAGCGGTGCAAGCGGAATCCGACAATGCCAGCGCCGCCGCGTCGAGCGTCTATCGCAGCGCATTCATCAACATCGTTCTGCAGGCGGCGTTCACCCTGGCCGTATGCGTGGCCATCGCGGTCTTCATCACGCGCAGCCTGCTGCGCCAGCTGGGCGGCGAACCCGGCTACGCCGTGGTCGTGGCCGGCCGCATTGCCAGCGGCCAGCTGGCGGTGGACGTAAAGACGCGCGGGCCGGACGGCAGCCTGCTGCATGCCATCAGGGCGATGCGTGACAGCCTTGCAGGCATTGTCAGCAAGGTGCGCGCGGGAACCGACCATATCGCCAGTGCTTCGGTCCAGATCGCCATCGGCAACAGCGAGTTGTCCGAACGCACCGAGCGTCAGTCCGCATCCTTGCGAAAGGTAGCGGCAGCCATGGACGATCTGACCGAAGCGGTGCGCCATAACGCGGACAACGCGCAGCGCGCCGATGCACTCGCCCTGGAGGCCACAGAGGTATCGGAACAGGGTGGCCAGGTGGTCGCGCGGGTGGTGCAGACGATGGATACGATCCGTGCATCCTCGGCCAAGATCACGGACATCATTGGCGTCATCGACGGCATCGCCTTCCAGACCAATATTCTGGCGCTGAACGCCGCGGTGGAAGCGGCGCGCGCGGGCGAACAGGGCCGCGGCTTCGCTGTCGTCGCATCGGAAGTGCGCACGCTGGCGCAGCGCAGCGCATCGGCGGCAAAAGAGATCAAGGCACTGATCGACACATCGTCGGGCACGGTCGAAGCCGGCGCCGCGCTGGTCGGGGAAGCAGGGCATACGATGCAGCAGGTAATCGCCAGCGTCAATCGCGTCCAGCAGATCATGACGGAAATCAGTACGGCCAGTGGCGCGCAGCGCGCCGGTATCGAGGAAGTGAACCGGTCCATCGTCGACATCGACAACACCACGCAGCAAAACACCGCCCTGGTCGAGGAAGCAGCCGCCGCTGCCCAGGCACTGCAGGACGAGGCTGCGGCCCTTGCCGCCGTGGTCAGCATCTTCGGGCTGGCTTCGACTGACCGGCGGTAACGGCCCGCCACGCGCAAAATCGGCAAGGCAAGTCCTGCTCCACCCGGATCGCGTTGCGTGCCGGGCGGAAGATCACCAACGGACAGCCGGCATCACGTGCGCGGCCGCACGAGATGCCGGGCTTTCAGTGAGCAGGCATGGTATCCGGAAGACCACGTGTCCAGCCTCCGTGAAAGGATCGACTCGGACTTCAATTATTCAGCGGCATGCATCGACCGCGGCGCCTGGCGTTTTTCTACACATGCTGAACGACACCCGCCAGTGGCTGGCGGGACTTGCGCGGCCAGTGAGTCACATGAATCACTGCATCTTCATGCAGCGGCGGCCGGGACTGTCGCTTGAAACGCTGCGCATCAATGCATTGCCGATGCCGGCGCCGATTGCCCTGTTTGTCGTATCGGCGGTCATGTCTACAGCCATACCACTAAACCCTGCTAAATACCGCGTCACATCTGCCCCGACATTGCCACGTATCACGCTTCCTCGTACATTGGGTCGTGCCGCATTTTCCAACACCATGCAAAGCGTTCTGGCAACCGTCCGGGCACTGTCCCCGGAGTACTGGGGTGATACATGATATTTCGTACCGCACTGCGCACCCGATGCTTCGCATTGGCAGTATTGGCGATATCGTCGCCGACGGCATCTGCCGGCACTCCGCCAGGCGCCGGCGCCATGCCACAGTCCTGCACCGTAAATGGCAAGGCGTGGCCAATATGCGCCCATGCCGATAGCTGGGGTTTCGAGCAGGGTCGATACTGCATCGCGCGCAGTTTCTGCCCGGCCAGCCGGAGCGGCCTGCCCACCGGCGCCGGACGTGCCGCGCCGGTCGATGCGCAGGCCGACCGCGCCACCCGCGCCACTTTCAGCTACCTGCGCAGCATCTGGGGCATTGCCATCCTCGCCGGACAATCCGACCTGACGTGGAAGGACGCGATCGACATGACGGAACGGGTGCATGCCGATACAGGCAAGTATCCGGCACTGATGGGCTACGATTTCATGAACTACGGGATGACCGGCAACGATGCCGACGGTTTGCGCCAGACCGACGAGGCGATCGCCTGGGCCAGGCGGGGCGGCCTGGTCGAATTCAGCTGGCACTGGCGCGATCCTGCTCTGCTCCGCACGCCACTGGTCAACAAGGCGAACTTCTACGCGCGCGAGGCCGACGCGCGCAAAAACACCCCTTTCACGATCCCAGTCTCCCAAGGGACGCTCGATAGAACGAGCCCGGCATTCCGGCAGCTCGACGACGGAATCGACCTGGTCGCGGGGGAGCTGAAAAA
Above is a window of Pseudoduganella dura DNA encoding:
- a CDS encoding glycosyl hydrolase: MIFRTALRTRCFALAVLAISSPTASAGTPPGAGAMPQSCTVNGKAWPICAHADSWGFEQGRYCIARSFCPASRSGLPTGAGRAAPVDAQADRATRATFSYLRSIWGIAILAGQSDLTWKDAIDMTERVHADTGKYPALMGYDFMNYGMTGNDADGLRQTDEAIAWARRGGLVEFSWHWRDPALLRTPLVNKANFYAREADARKNTPFTIPVSQGTLDRTSPAFRQLDDGIDLVAGELKKLAAAGVTVLWRPLHEASGNHGDGWFWWGRTRADGVPQAYANIMLWRHMFDRLVNMHGIHNLIWVWNGQDPAWYPGDDVVDIISYDIYDTSDDKTYGSQVKTYLKARVTTADHKPVALSENSYIPDPDRIAADGAWWLWFMTWNDRDTPAGVTAPENFWTGEYYNTAAHKRKVYHHPRVITLDRVPRLNAPR